CCCCAACCCAAAAGGCCCGCCCTCGAAAGAGGACGGGCCTTCTTTGTGTCTGAATGAACGCGGCCCTTACCCCGCCTCTACTTCCGCCGATTCTTCCTCAGCCTTCAAAGCGTCGTACCGCTCGATACAAGCCATGATCTCCGCCCGGGCCTTGTCCTCGCCCTCCCACCCCAGCGTCCGGACCTCCCCGCCCTCGAGCTGCTTGTAGGTCGCGAAGAAGTGCTCGACCTCCCGGAGGAAGTGAGGCGGAACCCGCCACAGCCCGTTGTACTCGGCAAAGATCGGGTCGGTATCCGGCACCGCGAGGACCTTATAGTCGTTGTCCCCCTTGTCGGTCATCTTGAACAACCCCAACGGCCGAGCCTCGATCAAACAACCCGAAAACGTCGGCTCGTTCACCATCACCAGAATGTCCAGCGGGTCACCATCCTCCGCATGGGTCTGCGGGATGATCCCGTAGTCGCCCGGGTAGTGCGCCGACGAATACAGATATCGGTCCAGCTTGATGATCCCTGTCTGCTTATCAATCTCGAACTTCGACCGCCTCCCCTTGGGGATCTCGACGATCGCGTTGATCTTGTCAGGCGGGTTCGACCCCGGCGGGACCATCATGTAACGGTTCGGCAGCAACTCCATCACCAAAACTCCTCTTGATCCCACGATCATACGAGGTGGAGGTGAAGCGAGCCACACACCACACGCTAACCATCATCATCATCGAGACACGGACGTTTCTCCCATCCGCCCCGTGCCCCTACATTCGGCATATCCGGCAGACATCTGAAGGCCGAAACTCAGGCAACATCCTTCTCAACAGGCTCGGCCTTCTCCGCCCCCTCATTCCCTGGCTCATCCTCATCACCCTTGAGCATCGCCGCCAGCCGATTCCGCAGCCGCGAGCCCCCTGGCATCGCCGGTCCCGCAGGCTTGACCCGGTCCGCCGACTTCTCGGGCTTGGGCAGCGCCCCTCGCTTAGGCGTCGTCTCAGCGGTCACGCGATCCGGAGTCGCCGTGGCTTCCACCACGACCTCATCCGTCTCCATGGGCACAGCCACGGCGTCACGCTCCTGGCGCTCAGCGTCACGCACCGCGTCCGCCGAGATCGCGCCATCCGACCCGACCTGATCGAAGCTCACCGCCACCCGTTTGCTGACCCCACGCTCCTGCATCGTGATGCCATACAGCGTGTCACACGCCCGCATCGTCCGCTTGTGGTGCGTGATCACAATAAAGTGCGACCGATCCAGAAAGCTCTTGACCACGTTGGTAAACCGCTCGACGTTCGCCTCGTCCAGCGCCGCATCGACTTCGTCCAGAATCGCGTAAGGCGAAGGCCGCGTCTTGAAGATCGCCATCAGCAGCGCCACCGCCGTCATCGTCTTCTCGCCACCCGAAAGCTGACTCAGCGCCCTCGGCTCCTTGCCGGGGGGCTTGGCCATGATCTCAATACCCGACTCGAGCACGTCGATCTTCCCGTCCTCATCCGCCACCAGGAATAGGTCCGCCTTGCCTCCACCAAACAGCTTCCGGAACATCCCGTCCTGACCGGCAAAGTGTTCGCGCACCGTGTCAAAGGTCTTCTCGAACCGAACCCGCGAATCGATGTTGATCCGCTCGATCAGGTCCTCCAGCCGCGCCCGCGCCGACTCAATATCCTTCACCTGATCCGCCAGCTCATCGTGACGGCCCTCAAGCTGCTCCAGCTCGTGGATCGCCTCAAGGTTCACGTTCCCCAGCCGCATGATCTTCTCTTTCAACTCGTTGATCCGAGCCTCCACCGTGGTCCGGTCGATCGCAAACGGCTCGGCGACGTCAGCCTCAGCATCACCCTCGGCTTCCGCAGCACCGTCGGCTATAGCGGGGGGCGGCCAGGGGGATTCGCCACGCATCACGCTGCGGACCGCTTCCGAATACGCCCGCTCAACATCGAGTTCCAGTTGCTCTCGGCCGCGCGCTATCAGGGCTTCGAGTTTGACCTCGGCCTCA
This Phycisphaeraceae bacterium DNA region includes the following protein-coding sequences:
- a CDS encoding inorganic diphosphatase translates to MELLPNRYMMVPPGSNPPDKINAIVEIPKGRRSKFEIDKQTGIIKLDRYLYSSAHYPGDYGIIPQTHAEDGDPLDILVMVNEPTFSGCLIEARPLGLFKMTDKGDNDYKVLAVPDTDPIFAEYNGLWRVPPHFLREVEHFFATYKQLEGGEVRTLGWEGEDKARAEIMACIERYDALKAEEESAEVEAG